From the genome of Leptotrichia sp. oral taxon 847:
TTCCGTCAATTTTTTTATCTTCATTTAATTTTCTTATTTCGCAAAGCAATTCTTCTTGCGTAATGTCCTCTGGCAATCTTATAGTTTCAGAATAAAATCCAACTTTTTCACAAGCTCTTATTTTATTTCTCACATATACTTGTGAAGCCGCATTTTCTCCGACTATAATCACCGCAAGTCCCGCACTTCGCCCGACTTTTTCTTTAATTTTATCGTGTTCCTTTTTTATATCTTCAAAAATTTTTTGCGAAAGCGCCTTTCCATCAATAATTTTTCCCATAAGACCTCCATTTTATTTTTCTTCTTTATTCAATCTCCAAAAATTTAATTCTTGCAATTTTGCCGAAATGTCAATATTTACAACTGTTATATCTGAACCTAGCTCAAGTTTGTAAGTCGTCATATTCAAAATAGCTTTTATTCCATTTTTCACAAGCTGTTCTGCCGCAAATTGCGCCTGTTCCTTTACAACCGCAAGAATTGCCGTATCAACTTCTCCACAGAAATTTTCTCTAAATTCTTTTACATCGTTGACATCACGAATTTCAAGATTGTCAGAAACAACTTTTCCTATTTTATTTTTATCTTTGTCAAAAATTCCAACAATCTGAAAACCTTTTCCCAAGACATTTCTGTTAGACGAGATCATTTCTCCCATTTTTCCGTGTCCAACGATTATGACGTTATTAACTTTATTTATTCCCAAAATATCTTCGATGATTTCAATCAATTTAGAAATATCGTATCCTTTTCCGCGCACGCCAAAATCTCCAAAAGTTGACAAATCTTTTCTGACTTGAGCTGATGTCGTATTCATTATTTTGGAAAGTTCAATCGAGTTAATTTCATTTTCATATTTTTGAACATCTTTTAAAATTGATAGATATTCCGTCAATCTCTGAATCACTTTTTCTGAAATCTCTAATTTTTTAAATTTCATTCCACCACTCCTTTCAAAAATATGCAAAATTTTATAATATTTATAATTTATTTTTACAAAATAACTATTTTAAACACTCACCAATAGCCATTTTTCTACCATTAATGACATCTACTCCTCTTTGCAGTTTTTTTCCTTGAAATTTCACTTCAAGCAAAACTAAAGCTCCATTTTTAACTTTTATAACAGGTCCTTTTTTATTTATAATATCAACAATCTGACCATTTTGACCTTTATATTCTTTATCTAATTTTTCAGTTTTATAAATTTTTATATTTTCATTTTTTTCATTAAAAGTGTGTGCCGCTGGAAATGGATTTAACCCTCGAATTTGATTAAAAATTACTTCTTTTGTATTGTTCCAATCAATTTTAGTCTGTTCTTTCGTAATTGGTTTAACAAATGTTGCAAGACTTTCATCCTGTTTTGTAGCTTCAACCTTTCCAGCTTCAATCAATTTTAACACCTTTTCAAGCCCTATCGCTCCCAAGTCCTTTAATTTGTCATGCAAAGTTCCAAGCGTATCATTCTCCAAAATATCACAGCTTTCTTGCAGTATCACGTCACCTGAATCCAGTCCTTCCTCAATATACATTATGCTCACGCCACTTTTCACATCCCCATTTAAAATTGCCGAGTGAATCGGAGAAGCACCTCTGTATTTTGGTAAAAGCGAAGAATGGACATTAATTATTCCATATTTTGGTATATCTATAATTTCTTTTGGTAAAATCTTCCCATATGCTACAACTACGATTAAATCTGGATTTATCTCTTTTATTTTTTTGATTATTTTTTCATCTTTAACTTTTTGTGGCTGAATGACTTCAATTTCATTATCAATTCCAAACTGTTTTACTGGCGAAAAGATTATTTTATTTCCTCTGGCATTCACTTTATCCTCTTTTGTAAAAATTGCCCTCAAATCCGTATTTTTTGCTACAACTTTCAAACTTGGAATTGCAAATTCCGGCGTTCCCATAAATATTGTTTTCAAAAAATTTCACTCCTTTTTAATCCAAATCTTCCCTATAAATTCTACCTTTGCTAAAATCTTTTTTCAAAACTTCTATTTTTTTTGCGACAAGCCTTTTATTCATAACAGAAAGCCGCTCTGTAAACAAAATTCCGTCCAAATGATCAAGTTCGTGCTGAAATGCTCTAGCCCACATTTCATCAAGCTCTTCTTGAACTTCAGTCCCATTTTCATCAAAATATTTAACTTTAATTTTTTTAGGTCTTACAACCTTTTTATAAATTCCAGGAATACTCAAGCACCCTTCTTCAAAATCCACTTTTTCTTCACTAAATTCCAATATTTCTGGATTAACGACCTTTTTTAAAACCCCTTCGTATTCCAGCACAAAAAATCTTTTAGGAATGTCGACCTGATTCGCAGCAAGTCCCACTCCATTAGCTTTTCTCATCAAATTAACCATCTCACTCAATGTTTCTCTCAGCTCATCATCAAAATTTTCAACCTTCTCGGCAACTTTTTTCAAAGTTGGATGTCCGAATAAAACTATTTTTAATTCTTTCATTATATTTAATTTTTTCTCCTTAATTTTATTTTCTTGTTTTTTTATTTTTCTATTTTA
Proteins encoded in this window:
- a CDS encoding redox-sensing transcriptional repressor Rex, encoding MKFKKLEISEKVIQRLTEYLSILKDVQKYENEINSIELSKIMNTTSAQVRKDLSTFGDFGVRGKGYDISKLIEIIEDILGINKVNNVIIVGHGKMGEMISSNRNVLGKGFQIVGIFDKDKNKIGKVVSDNLEIRDVNDVKEFRENFCGEVDTAILAVVKEQAQFAAEQLVKNGIKAILNMTTYKLELGSDITVVNIDISAKLQELNFWRLNKEEK
- the fmt gene encoding methionyl-tRNA formyltransferase; protein product: MKTIFMGTPEFAIPSLKVVAKNTDLRAIFTKEDKVNARGNKIIFSPVKQFGIDNEIEVIQPQKVKDEKIIKKIKEINPDLIVVVAYGKILPKEIIDIPKYGIINVHSSLLPKYRGASPIHSAILNGDVKSGVSIMYIEEGLDSGDVILQESCDILENDTLGTLHDKLKDLGAIGLEKVLKLIEAGKVEATKQDESLATFVKPITKEQTKIDWNNTKEVIFNQIRGLNPFPAAHTFNEKNENIKIYKTEKLDKEYKGQNGQIVDIINKKGPVIKVKNGALVLLEVKFQGKKLQRGVDVINGRKMAIGECLK
- the def gene encoding peptide deformylase, producing the protein MKELKIVLFGHPTLKKVAEKVENFDDELRETLSEMVNLMRKANGVGLAANQVDIPKRFFVLEYEGVLKKVVNPEILEFSEEKVDFEEGCLSIPGIYKKVVRPKKIKVKYFDENGTEVQEELDEMWARAFQHELDHLDGILFTERLSVMNKRLVAKKIEVLKKDFSKGRIYREDLD